Proteins found in one Gemmatimonadetes bacterium SCN 70-22 genomic segment:
- a CDS encoding acetoacetate--CoA ligase has product MRDGSVADAPLWRPSPDRAARTNLVRFARQVQAADGVPCVGEDGTLAYAALHRWSVEHPERFWPAVWRYGGVIADERPDGQGAWEQVVVGAGRMAPPDPVLGPRWFPGARLNFAENLLRARDERDALVAWHEGGRYARLSHAALYRQVQRAAAALRAHGVGPGDRVAAFLPNIPEAVIAMLATAAVGAIWSSCSPDFGVNGVLDRFGQIAPRILVACDGYRYAGKAIDTLGRVREIAARIPAIERVVVVPYLDAGGDVSGVRQATAWEDWLAEGDGRLAGEGSGDGRGTEGAFERFPFDHPLYIMYSSGTTGLPKCMVHGAGGTLLQHLKEHVLHTDLTADDRIFYFTTCGWMMWNWLVSALAVGATVVLYDGAPMALDVQTGDGRRGTGEAPRAEASTPSRSLLWAMAEAERITVFGTSAKYLALAEKAGLAPGRDHDLSALRVVLSTGSPLAPPSFDYVYRDIKRDVQLSSISGGTDIISCFALGNPAGAVWRGELQVPGLGMAVEILDERGHPVEGEPGELVCTRPFPSMPVAFWNDPDGARYRAAYFEAYPGVWRHGDWAERTVHGGLVISGRSDATLNPGGVRIGTAEIYRQVEQLPEVVESLVVGQETGGEGDRDVRIVLFVRLRDGAMLDDALRARIAQRIRANTSPHHVPRVIVAVADIPRTISGKITELAVRDVIHGRPVKNVDALANPQALELFRDLPELRMDGGGARA; this is encoded by the coding sequence ATGCGCGACGGGAGCGTCGCCGACGCGCCGCTCTGGCGCCCCTCGCCCGACCGGGCGGCGCGGACGAACCTCGTCCGCTTCGCCCGGCAGGTGCAAGCGGCGGACGGGGTCCCGTGCGTGGGGGAGGACGGGACGCTCGCCTACGCCGCACTGCATCGCTGGTCGGTCGAGCATCCCGAACGCTTCTGGCCGGCGGTGTGGCGCTATGGGGGCGTGATCGCCGACGAGCGCCCGGACGGCCAGGGGGCGTGGGAGCAGGTGGTGGTCGGCGCGGGGCGGATGGCGCCGCCGGACCCGGTGCTGGGCCCGCGCTGGTTCCCGGGGGCGCGGCTCAACTTCGCCGAGAACCTGCTGCGGGCGCGGGACGAGCGCGACGCGCTGGTGGCGTGGCACGAGGGGGGACGGTACGCCCGCCTGAGCCACGCGGCGCTCTACCGCCAGGTGCAACGTGCGGCGGCCGCCCTGCGCGCACATGGAGTGGGCCCCGGTGACCGCGTCGCCGCCTTCCTGCCCAACATCCCCGAGGCGGTGATCGCGATGCTGGCCACGGCCGCGGTGGGGGCGATCTGGTCGTCGTGCTCGCCCGACTTCGGGGTGAACGGGGTTCTGGATCGCTTCGGGCAGATCGCGCCCCGCATCCTCGTGGCCTGCGATGGGTATCGGTACGCGGGGAAGGCGATCGACACGCTCGGGCGGGTGCGCGAGATCGCCGCACGAATCCCGGCCATCGAGCGGGTCGTCGTCGTTCCGTATCTCGACGCCGGGGGCGACGTGTCGGGCGTGCGCCAGGCGACCGCGTGGGAGGACTGGCTGGCCGAGGGGGACGGGCGGCTCGCGGGCGAGGGAAGCGGCGACGGGCGCGGCACCGAGGGGGCGTTCGAGCGTTTCCCGTTCGATCACCCGCTCTACATCATGTACTCGTCAGGCACCACCGGGCTCCCGAAGTGCATGGTGCACGGGGCGGGCGGGACGCTGCTGCAGCACCTCAAGGAGCATGTCCTCCACACGGACCTGACCGCCGACGACCGGATCTTCTACTTCACCACCTGCGGGTGGATGATGTGGAACTGGCTGGTGAGCGCGCTGGCGGTCGGGGCGACGGTGGTGCTGTACGACGGCGCGCCGATGGCGCTGGATGTGCAGACGGGCGACGGGAGACGGGGGACGGGAGAGGCGCCGCGCGCCGAGGCGTCGACGCCGTCGCGGTCGCTCCTGTGGGCGATGGCCGAGGCGGAGCGCATCACCGTCTTCGGGACCTCGGCAAAGTACCTGGCGCTGGCCGAGAAGGCCGGGCTCGCCCCCGGGCGCGACCACGATCTCTCGGCGCTCCGGGTGGTGCTCTCGACGGGGAGCCCGCTGGCCCCGCCCTCGTTCGACTACGTGTACCGCGACATCAAGCGGGACGTGCAGCTCAGCTCCATCTCGGGAGGCACCGACATCATCTCCTGCTTCGCGTTAGGCAACCCGGCGGGGGCGGTGTGGCGCGGCGAGTTGCAGGTGCCGGGGCTGGGGATGGCGGTGGAGATCCTCGACGAGCGGGGGCACCCGGTGGAGGGGGAGCCGGGGGAGCTCGTGTGCACGCGTCCGTTCCCGAGCATGCCCGTCGCCTTCTGGAACGACCCGGATGGCGCCAGGTACCGGGCGGCATACTTCGAGGCGTACCCGGGGGTGTGGCGGCACGGCGACTGGGCGGAGCGCACGGTGCATGGCGGTCTCGTCATCAGCGGGCGGAGCGACGCCACGCTGAACCCGGGCGGGGTGCGCATCGGGACCGCCGAGATCTATCGCCAGGTGGAGCAGCTCCCCGAGGTCGTGGAGAGCCTCGTGGTGGGGCAGGAGACCGGCGGGGAGGGGGACCGCGACGTGCGCATCGTCCTGTTCGTCCGGCTCCGCGACGGGGCGATGCTCGACGACGCGTTGCGCGCCCGCATTGCCCAGCGGATCCGGGCCAACACGTCGCCGCACCATGTTCCCCGGGTGATCGTCGCCGTCGCCGACATCCCGCGCACCATCAGCGGGAAGATCACGGAACTGGCGGTGCGCGACGTGATCCACGGACGGCCGGTGAAGAACGTCGACGCGCTGGCCAACCCGCAGGCGCTCGAGCTGTTCCGCGACTTGCCGGAGCTCCGCATGGACGGCGGGGGCGCCCGCGCCTAA
- a CDS encoding alpha-hydroxy-acid oxidizing enzyme, producing the protein MINLSEVEARAAARMDAAAWGYYAGGANDEVTLRENRAAWERLALRYRTMVDVTTRRLATTVLGETIDFPVMVAPTAMQKLAHPEGELAMARAAQACGSLMVVSTTATTALEEVRTAAAGPMWFQLYIYQDRGATRALLERARDAGYSAIVITVDAPMLGWRERDLTSGFTLPPHLTIANAVAAGSGHSRLPHGDGEGSALARHLQALHDAALTPRDIEWAHDVTGLPVVVKGIVRGDDAVRALGHGAAGIIVSNHGGRQLDTAIATARALPEVVEAVAGRGEVYVDGGIRRGTDIVKAVALGARAVLVGRPPLWGLAAGGESGVVEVLQHLRLEFDLAMSLAGATSVAELTRDLVVDA; encoded by the coding sequence ATGATCAACCTGTCGGAGGTCGAGGCCCGGGCGGCTGCGCGGATGGACGCGGCCGCCTGGGGGTACTACGCCGGCGGGGCCAACGACGAGGTGACGCTGCGCGAGAACCGCGCGGCGTGGGAGCGGCTCGCGCTGCGGTATCGGACCATGGTCGACGTGACGACCCGACGCCTCGCGACGACGGTGCTGGGGGAGACGATCGACTTCCCCGTGATGGTCGCGCCGACGGCGATGCAGAAGCTCGCCCACCCCGAGGGGGAGCTGGCGATGGCGCGGGCGGCGCAGGCGTGCGGGTCGCTGATGGTGGTGAGCACGACGGCGACGACGGCGCTGGAAGAGGTGCGGACCGCCGCCGCCGGTCCGATGTGGTTCCAGCTCTACATCTACCAGGACCGGGGGGCGACGCGTGCGCTGCTGGAGCGTGCGCGCGACGCCGGCTACTCGGCGATCGTCATCACCGTCGATGCCCCGATGCTGGGGTGGCGCGAGCGCGACCTGACGAGCGGCTTCACCCTGCCGCCGCACCTCACCATTGCCAACGCGGTCGCGGCCGGCTCCGGGCACTCGCGCCTGCCGCATGGCGACGGCGAAGGGTCGGCGCTCGCCAGGCACCTCCAGGCGCTCCATGATGCCGCCCTGACGCCGCGCGACATCGAGTGGGCGCATGACGTCACGGGGCTCCCGGTGGTGGTGAAGGGGATCGTGCGGGGCGACGACGCCGTGCGCGCCCTCGGGCACGGGGCCGCCGGGATCATCGTCTCCAATCATGGCGGGCGACAGCTCGACACGGCGATCGCCACCGCCCGCGCCCTCCCCGAGGTGGTCGAGGCCGTGGCGGGGCGGGGCGAGGTCTACGTCGACGGGGGGATCCGCCGGGGGACCGACATCGTGAAGGCCGTCGCGTTAGGCGCGCGGGCCGTGCTGGTCGGCCGCCCCCCGCTGTGGGGGCTCGCCGCCGGCGGAGAATCGGGGGTGGTCGAGGTGCTGCAGCACCTGCGGCTCGAGTTCGACCTGGCGATGTCGCTGGCCGGGGCCACGTCGGTGGCGGAGCTGACCCGCGACCTGGTGGTGGACGCCTAG
- a CDS encoding peptidase M28 produces MRRSDSPFAALAILAALATVAPVARAQSYTTPDPVIRSIWDEGMNRSQVARLAQVLADSIGPRLTGTPGMKRGNDWLVATYKGWGLEASNEQYGTWKGWRRGATHIDLIEPRVRTLEGMMLAWSGGTGNKDVTGDVVVLPEFADSTAFVQWLPQARGKFVLVSMLQPTCRPDDNWEHYALPAGFEAMKKARSEAQAAWQRRIQATGYGTGLGTGFLGARLEQGGVAGVIASNWSRGWGVQKVFDSRTTKVPSLDLSCEDYGLLYRLADNKQGPKLRVRADAEHLGEVPVFNTIARMRGTQKPDEYVVLSAHFDSWDGGSGMTDNGTGTVVMMEALRILKQVYPNPKRTILVGHWSGEEQGLNGSRAFAADHPEVVKGLQALFNQDNGTGRVVNLSASGFTTASGALARWLASVPSEISRHVTLGVPGSPAGGGSDHASFVCHGAPGFGLGALDWSYGQYTWHTQRDTYDKMVADEVMNNAVLTAMLAYLASEEPEMVARDRRVFDRGAMAGEAAGPGRFPGATAWPSCTDALRKSADYKR; encoded by the coding sequence ATGCGTCGCTCCGACTCCCCGTTCGCGGCCCTCGCGATCCTCGCCGCACTCGCGACCGTCGCGCCCGTCGCTCGCGCCCAGAGCTACACCACCCCCGACCCCGTCATCCGCAGCATCTGGGACGAGGGGATGAATCGTTCGCAGGTGGCACGCCTGGCGCAGGTCCTCGCCGACTCGATCGGTCCGCGCCTGACCGGGACGCCGGGCATGAAGCGCGGCAACGACTGGCTGGTGGCCACCTACAAGGGGTGGGGATTGGAGGCCAGCAACGAGCAATACGGGACGTGGAAGGGGTGGCGCCGCGGGGCGACGCACATCGACCTCATCGAGCCCCGCGTCCGCACGCTCGAAGGGATGATGCTGGCGTGGAGCGGCGGGACGGGGAACAAGGACGTGACCGGTGACGTCGTCGTCCTTCCCGAGTTTGCCGACTCGACCGCGTTCGTCCAGTGGCTCCCGCAGGCCAGGGGGAAGTTCGTCCTCGTCTCGATGCTGCAGCCGACGTGCCGGCCGGACGACAACTGGGAGCACTATGCCCTCCCCGCCGGCTTCGAGGCGATGAAGAAGGCGCGCAGCGAGGCGCAGGCCGCCTGGCAGCGCCGCATCCAGGCCACCGGATACGGCACGGGGCTCGGCACCGGCTTCCTCGGTGCGCGCCTCGAGCAGGGCGGGGTGGCCGGGGTGATCGCGAGCAATTGGTCGCGTGGATGGGGGGTGCAGAAGGTCTTCGATTCGCGCACCACGAAGGTCCCGTCGCTCGACCTCTCGTGCGAGGACTACGGACTGCTCTACCGCCTGGCCGACAACAAGCAGGGGCCGAAGCTCCGCGTGCGAGCCGACGCCGAGCACCTCGGCGAGGTCCCGGTCTTCAACACCATCGCCCGCATGCGCGGGACGCAGAAGCCCGACGAGTACGTCGTGCTGTCGGCGCACTTCGACTCGTGGGACGGCGGGTCGGGGATGACCGATAACGGGACGGGGACCGTGGTGATGATGGAAGCGCTGCGCATCCTCAAGCAGGTGTATCCCAACCCGAAGCGGACGATCCTCGTGGGGCACTGGAGCGGCGAGGAGCAGGGGCTCAACGGCTCGCGCGCCTTCGCCGCCGACCATCCCGAGGTGGTGAAGGGGCTGCAGGCGCTCTTCAACCAGGACAACGGGACGGGGCGCGTGGTGAATCTCTCGGCGTCGGGCTTCACCACCGCCAGCGGTGCGCTGGCGCGCTGGCTGGCCAGCGTCCCGTCGGAGATCTCGCGCCACGTGACCCTTGGCGTTCCGGGGAGCCCGGCGGGGGGAGGCTCCGATCACGCGTCGTTCGTGTGCCACGGCGCGCCCGGCTTCGGGCTGGGGGCGCTGGACTGGTCGTACGGGCAGTACACCTGGCACACCCAGCGCGACACGTACGACAAGATGGTGGCCGACGAGGTGATGAACAACGCGGTGCTGACCGCGATGCTGGCGTATCTCGCCTCGGAGGAGCCGGAGATGGTGGCGCGCGATCGCCGGGTGTTCGATCGCGGAGCGATGGCGGGGGAGGCGGCGGGGCCCGGGCGGTTCCCCGGGGCCACGGCGTGGCCCAGCTGCACCGACGCGCTCCGCAAGTCGGCGGACTACAAGCGTTAG